A window of Pomacea canaliculata isolate SZHN2017 linkage group LG3, ASM307304v1, whole genome shotgun sequence contains these coding sequences:
- the LOC112558872 gene encoding phosphoglucomutase-2-like isoform X3, with amino-acid sequence MEFGTAGLRARMGAGNSMMNDLTIIQTAQGLAKYVLKAEPDVVKKGIVLGYDGRHNSDKWALISAAVYINEGIPVYLFSKMCPTPYVPFAILHFGATCGVMVTASHNPKDDNGYKVYWENGAQIVSPIDKGISKAIEDNLEPLESSWDTSRVKSSALCKDPYQEALKAYNAGLSSLCFHKDQNANSKLRIVYTAMHGVGFPYALQAFKAFNLAEPIPVTEQVDPDPEFPTVKYPNPEEGKGALTLAMQTADAANSPFIIANDPDADRMAIAEKLPNGGWKIFTGNEIGALLGYWLWISYQNQAKKAPDFSEAASDVYMLASTVSSKILHSMAKKEGFRFEETLTGFKWMGNRSDELIKQGKTVLFAFEEAIGYMCGTMVLDKDGVSAAVVMAEFASHLYAKGMTVEKQLEAVYGKYGYHLSSNSYFICHEPSIIRRLFEELRNYKGQGKYPDSCGPYKIDTVRDLTAGYDSTTPDNKPVLPVSKSSQMITFGFANGCVATLRTSGTEPKIKYYTEHCPDPSKGLDKAGAEQELQDIVKNIKIHFFQPEKFGLIPRPDA; translated from the exons ATGGAGTTTGGAACAGCAG GTCTTCGTGCTAGGATGGGTGCTGGCAATTCTATGATGAATGACCTTACCATTATCCAGACAGCACAG GGATTGGCAAAGTATGTCTTGAAAGCAGAACCAGATGTTGTGAAAAAGGGAATTGTGCTGGGTTATGATGGTCGTCACAACAGTGACAa ATGGGCTTTGATCTCAGCTGCTGTGTATATAAATGAGGGGATCCCTGTTTATCTCTTCTCTAAAATGTGCCCCACCCCATATGTG CCTTTTGCTATTCTCCACTTTGGAGCAACATGCGGAGTAATGGTGACTGCTAGCCACAATCCCAAGGATGACAATGGCTATAAG gTTTACTGGGAGAACGGAGCACAG ATTGTTTCACCAATTGACAAAGGAATCTCCAAGGCTATAGAGGACAACCTGGAACCGCTTGAGTCTTCTTGGGATACATCAAGAGTCAAATCCAGTGCATTGTGTAAAGATCCATATCAAGAAGCCTTGAAAGCCTACAATGCTGGTTTAAGTTCTCTCTGCTTTCACAA AGATCAAAATGCCAACAGCAAACTTCGCATTGTGTACACAGCCATGCATGGTGTAGGATTTCCATATGCCTTGCAAGCTTTCAAGGCTTTTAATCTAGCTGAGCCAATTCCAGTAACAGAACAG GTTGACCCTGATCCTGAGTTTCCAACTGTGAAGTATCCAAATCCAGAAGAAGGCAAAGGAGCTTTA ACACTTGCAATGCAGACAGCTGATGCAGCTAACAGTCCCTTTATCATTGCTAATGATCCTGATGCTGATCGTATGGCCATAGCAGAGAAGCTTCCCAA tgGTGGATGGAAAATTTTTACTGGGAATGAGATTGGAGCCCTTCTAGGCTACTGGCTATGGATTTCATATCAAAATCAAGCAAAGAAAGCTCCAG ATTTTTCTGAGGCAGCATCTGATGTATACATGTTGGCCAGCACGGTATCTTCAAAAATCTTGCATTCCATGGCTAAAAAAGAAGGCTTCAGATTTGAG GAAACATTAACAGGTTTTAAATGGATGGGCAACAGGAGTGATGAATTGATAAAACAGGGAAAAACTGTTCTCTTTGCCTTTGAAGAAGCAATAG GCTACATGTGTGGCACTATGGTTTTAGACAAAGATGGTGTGTCTGCAGCAGTAGTGATGGCAGAATTTGCAAGTCATCTGTATGCCAAGGGAATGACTGTGGAAAAACAGTTGGAGGCTGTATATGGAAA ATATGGCTATCATCTGAGTAGCAACTCCTACTTTATCTGTCATGAACCTTCCATCATCAGACGCTTGTTTGAAGAACTCAGAAACTACAAAGGTCAAGGAAAG TATCCTGATTCATGTGGGCCATACAAAATTGACACTGTGAGAGATTTAACTGCTGGCTATGACAGCACCACACCTGATAACAAACCA GTGTTACCTGTCAGCAAATCAAGCCAAATGATCACTTTTGGCTTTGCCAATGGCTGTGTGGCCACATTGCGAACAAGTGGCACAGAACCGAAAATTAAATACTACACAGAGCACTGCCCTGATCCCAGCAAAGG cCTAGACAAAGCTGGAGCTGAGCAAGAACTTCAAGACATTGTGAAGAACATCAAAATACACTTCTTTCAGCCAGAGAAATTTGGTCTTATACCTCGACCTGatgcttga
- the LOC112558872 gene encoding phosphoglucomutase-2-like isoform X1 encodes MEVVQTGDSILDELVRKWLSWDKNENTRKEITDLARQKNVKELQKRLGERMEFGTAGLRARMGAGNSMMNDLTIIQTAQGLAKYVLKAEPDVVKKGIVLGYDGRHNSDKWALISAAVYINEGIPVYLFSKMCPTPYVPFAILHFGATCGVMVTASHNPKDDNGYKVYWENGAQIVSPIDKGISKAIEDNLEPLESSWDTSRVKSSALCKDPYQEALKAYNAGLSSLCFHKDQNANSKLRIVYTAMHGVGFPYALQAFKAFNLAEPIPVTEQVDPDPEFPTVKYPNPEEGKGALTLAMQTADAANSPFIIANDPDADRMAIAEKLPNGGWKIFTGNEIGALLGYWLWISYQNQAKKAPDFSEAASDVYMLASTVSSKILHSMAKKEGFRFEETLTGFKWMGNRSDELIKQGKTVLFAFEEAIGYMCGTMVLDKDGVSAAVVMAEFASHLYAKGMTVEKQLEAVYGKYGYHLSSNSYFICHEPSIIRRLFEELRNYKGQGKYPDSCGPYKIDTVRDLTAGYDSTTPDNKPVLPVSKSSQMITFGFANGCVATLRTSGTEPKIKYYTEHCPDPSKGLDKAGAEQELQDIVKNIKIHFFQPEKFGLIPRPDA; translated from the exons ATGGAAGTGGTACAGACTGGAGATTCAATTTTAGATGAGCTAGTACGAAAGTGGCTGTCTTGGGACAAG AATGAAAATACACGTAAAGAAATTACAGACCTCGCAAGGcaaaaaaatgtcaaggaaCTGCAAAAAAGACTTGGGGAGAGAATGGAGTTTGGAACAGCAG GTCTTCGTGCTAGGATGGGTGCTGGCAATTCTATGATGAATGACCTTACCATTATCCAGACAGCACAG GGATTGGCAAAGTATGTCTTGAAAGCAGAACCAGATGTTGTGAAAAAGGGAATTGTGCTGGGTTATGATGGTCGTCACAACAGTGACAa ATGGGCTTTGATCTCAGCTGCTGTGTATATAAATGAGGGGATCCCTGTTTATCTCTTCTCTAAAATGTGCCCCACCCCATATGTG CCTTTTGCTATTCTCCACTTTGGAGCAACATGCGGAGTAATGGTGACTGCTAGCCACAATCCCAAGGATGACAATGGCTATAAG gTTTACTGGGAGAACGGAGCACAG ATTGTTTCACCAATTGACAAAGGAATCTCCAAGGCTATAGAGGACAACCTGGAACCGCTTGAGTCTTCTTGGGATACATCAAGAGTCAAATCCAGTGCATTGTGTAAAGATCCATATCAAGAAGCCTTGAAAGCCTACAATGCTGGTTTAAGTTCTCTCTGCTTTCACAA AGATCAAAATGCCAACAGCAAACTTCGCATTGTGTACACAGCCATGCATGGTGTAGGATTTCCATATGCCTTGCAAGCTTTCAAGGCTTTTAATCTAGCTGAGCCAATTCCAGTAACAGAACAG GTTGACCCTGATCCTGAGTTTCCAACTGTGAAGTATCCAAATCCAGAAGAAGGCAAAGGAGCTTTA ACACTTGCAATGCAGACAGCTGATGCAGCTAACAGTCCCTTTATCATTGCTAATGATCCTGATGCTGATCGTATGGCCATAGCAGAGAAGCTTCCCAA tgGTGGATGGAAAATTTTTACTGGGAATGAGATTGGAGCCCTTCTAGGCTACTGGCTATGGATTTCATATCAAAATCAAGCAAAGAAAGCTCCAG ATTTTTCTGAGGCAGCATCTGATGTATACATGTTGGCCAGCACGGTATCTTCAAAAATCTTGCATTCCATGGCTAAAAAAGAAGGCTTCAGATTTGAG GAAACATTAACAGGTTTTAAATGGATGGGCAACAGGAGTGATGAATTGATAAAACAGGGAAAAACTGTTCTCTTTGCCTTTGAAGAAGCAATAG GCTACATGTGTGGCACTATGGTTTTAGACAAAGATGGTGTGTCTGCAGCAGTAGTGATGGCAGAATTTGCAAGTCATCTGTATGCCAAGGGAATGACTGTGGAAAAACAGTTGGAGGCTGTATATGGAAA ATATGGCTATCATCTGAGTAGCAACTCCTACTTTATCTGTCATGAACCTTCCATCATCAGACGCTTGTTTGAAGAACTCAGAAACTACAAAGGTCAAGGAAAG TATCCTGATTCATGTGGGCCATACAAAATTGACACTGTGAGAGATTTAACTGCTGGCTATGACAGCACCACACCTGATAACAAACCA GTGTTACCTGTCAGCAAATCAAGCCAAATGATCACTTTTGGCTTTGCCAATGGCTGTGTGGCCACATTGCGAACAAGTGGCACAGAACCGAAAATTAAATACTACACAGAGCACTGCCCTGATCCCAGCAAAGG cCTAGACAAAGCTGGAGCTGAGCAAGAACTTCAAGACATTGTGAAGAACATCAAAATACACTTCTTTCAGCCAGAGAAATTTGGTCTTATACCTCGACCTGatgcttga
- the LOC112558872 gene encoding phosphoglucomutase-2-like isoform X2: MEVVQTGDSILDELVRKWLSWDKNENTRKEITDLARQKNVKELQKRLGERMEFGTAGLRARMGAGNSMMNDLTIIQTAQGLAKYVLKAEPDVVKKGIVLGYDGRHNSDKWALISAAVYINEGIPVYLFSKMCPTPYVPFAILHFGATCGVMVTASHNPKDDNGYKVYWENGAQIVSPIDKGISKAIEDNLEPLESSWDTSRVKSSALCKDPYQEALKAYNAGLSSLCFHKDQNANSKLRIVYTAMHGVGFPYALQAFKAFNLAEPIPVTEQVDPDPEFPTVKYPNPEEGKGALTLAMQTADAANSPFIIANDPDADRMAIAEKLPNGGWKIFTGNEIGALLGYWLWISYQNQAKKAPASDVYMLASTVSSKILHSMAKKEGFRFEETLTGFKWMGNRSDELIKQGKTVLFAFEEAIGYMCGTMVLDKDGVSAAVVMAEFASHLYAKGMTVEKQLEAVYGKYGYHLSSNSYFICHEPSIIRRLFEELRNYKGQGKYPDSCGPYKIDTVRDLTAGYDSTTPDNKPVLPVSKSSQMITFGFANGCVATLRTSGTEPKIKYYTEHCPDPSKGLDKAGAEQELQDIVKNIKIHFFQPEKFGLIPRPDA, encoded by the exons ATGGAAGTGGTACAGACTGGAGATTCAATTTTAGATGAGCTAGTACGAAAGTGGCTGTCTTGGGACAAG AATGAAAATACACGTAAAGAAATTACAGACCTCGCAAGGcaaaaaaatgtcaaggaaCTGCAAAAAAGACTTGGGGAGAGAATGGAGTTTGGAACAGCAG GTCTTCGTGCTAGGATGGGTGCTGGCAATTCTATGATGAATGACCTTACCATTATCCAGACAGCACAG GGATTGGCAAAGTATGTCTTGAAAGCAGAACCAGATGTTGTGAAAAAGGGAATTGTGCTGGGTTATGATGGTCGTCACAACAGTGACAa ATGGGCTTTGATCTCAGCTGCTGTGTATATAAATGAGGGGATCCCTGTTTATCTCTTCTCTAAAATGTGCCCCACCCCATATGTG CCTTTTGCTATTCTCCACTTTGGAGCAACATGCGGAGTAATGGTGACTGCTAGCCACAATCCCAAGGATGACAATGGCTATAAG gTTTACTGGGAGAACGGAGCACAG ATTGTTTCACCAATTGACAAAGGAATCTCCAAGGCTATAGAGGACAACCTGGAACCGCTTGAGTCTTCTTGGGATACATCAAGAGTCAAATCCAGTGCATTGTGTAAAGATCCATATCAAGAAGCCTTGAAAGCCTACAATGCTGGTTTAAGTTCTCTCTGCTTTCACAA AGATCAAAATGCCAACAGCAAACTTCGCATTGTGTACACAGCCATGCATGGTGTAGGATTTCCATATGCCTTGCAAGCTTTCAAGGCTTTTAATCTAGCTGAGCCAATTCCAGTAACAGAACAG GTTGACCCTGATCCTGAGTTTCCAACTGTGAAGTATCCAAATCCAGAAGAAGGCAAAGGAGCTTTA ACACTTGCAATGCAGACAGCTGATGCAGCTAACAGTCCCTTTATCATTGCTAATGATCCTGATGCTGATCGTATGGCCATAGCAGAGAAGCTTCCCAA tgGTGGATGGAAAATTTTTACTGGGAATGAGATTGGAGCCCTTCTAGGCTACTGGCTATGGATTTCATATCAAAATCAAGCAAAGAAAGCTCCAG CATCTGATGTATACATGTTGGCCAGCACGGTATCTTCAAAAATCTTGCATTCCATGGCTAAAAAAGAAGGCTTCAGATTTGAG GAAACATTAACAGGTTTTAAATGGATGGGCAACAGGAGTGATGAATTGATAAAACAGGGAAAAACTGTTCTCTTTGCCTTTGAAGAAGCAATAG GCTACATGTGTGGCACTATGGTTTTAGACAAAGATGGTGTGTCTGCAGCAGTAGTGATGGCAGAATTTGCAAGTCATCTGTATGCCAAGGGAATGACTGTGGAAAAACAGTTGGAGGCTGTATATGGAAA ATATGGCTATCATCTGAGTAGCAACTCCTACTTTATCTGTCATGAACCTTCCATCATCAGACGCTTGTTTGAAGAACTCAGAAACTACAAAGGTCAAGGAAAG TATCCTGATTCATGTGGGCCATACAAAATTGACACTGTGAGAGATTTAACTGCTGGCTATGACAGCACCACACCTGATAACAAACCA GTGTTACCTGTCAGCAAATCAAGCCAAATGATCACTTTTGGCTTTGCCAATGGCTGTGTGGCCACATTGCGAACAAGTGGCACAGAACCGAAAATTAAATACTACACAGAGCACTGCCCTGATCCCAGCAAAGG cCTAGACAAAGCTGGAGCTGAGCAAGAACTTCAAGACATTGTGAAGAACATCAAAATACACTTCTTTCAGCCAGAGAAATTTGGTCTTATACCTCGACCTGatgcttga